GGCGAGAATATCGCCTTTTTTAACCTCCTGTCCGAGCAGCGCATCGATTTGGGTGACCCGGCCGGTCACCGTCGCCCCGATCCGGGCAAGGTGCTGCTCGTCGAAATCGATCTGCCCTGCGACGCGCAGGGTTTCCGATACCAAACTGCGCTCAACCTGACCTAAGCGCAACTGCGCCCGCAATTCAGGGGCTGGTTCGACCAGCGCCGGGTCAGCGGCAGCCCGCCCGGCTTCCGGCTGGGCCCCCTCCTTGCAGGCCGCCAGGCCAAGTACGGTCAAAGCCAGAATCAGCGCCTTTTTCATTGTTTCTTTTCCTTGGGCAATGCTCTCAATCGTTCAATTTCAACCCAGGCCGTTGCAAGTTCGTGGCGCGCCTGAATTAGCTCTGCCCGGGCAGCGCGAAATACGCGCTGCGCATCGAGGACTTCGAGAAATCCGCGTTCGCCAAAACGATACGCTGCCGTGGCCACGCGCAACGCTGCTTCCGCCTGTCGCAAGATGCCGGACTCGAGAGCCCCCACCTGGGCAAGCGCGATTTCGTATTGCTGGTAAGCGACCTCCAACTCCTGTGCCAGGGAAAAACGCCGCCCTTCCAGTTCATGCCGCGACCTGGACAACTGCGCCGTCGCCTCACCCACCTGCGCCCGCCGCCGATCCCAAAGCGGAATGCTGACCTGGAAACCAACCCGGGAACTCCGGATTTCAGAATCTTCGTCCATGCCGGCTCGCAGGCTCACCGCCGGCAACCGCAGCGCCCGCTCCAATTCAAGCTGCTTCTCGGCCCGGCTCACTTCAGCCTGAGCCCGCTGCAAATCCGGGCTATGCACCCGCATTTCCTGCTGCAACTGAGTCAAGGAGGGCACCTCGGGAACATCGCGCAAACGGCCGCTCAGCGTGAAATCCGAAGGCAGGCTGTCGCCCGCCACCTGGCGCAATTGCGAACGCGCCTGCTCAACCCGGAAACTCGCAGCCTGCACATTCTTGCGGGCATTAAGCAACTCGGCATCGGCCTTGATCAGCTCGAAACGTGCCGCCTCGCCGGTTTCTACCCGCTTGGCGATCCGGGTATGCACGCCTTCCACGGTCGACGCATCTTCACGGGCATTTTTCAACTCGGCCTCGCGGCGCAACAGGTTGAAATAGCGCGCCCGCAAATTAGCCAGCAAATCGGCTGCTAGAACACCGGCCGTTGCCGTTGCCACATTGAATCCGGCATCGGCAGCCGCAATCCTCGGGGTACGCCGCCAAGGCAGGTCAAGCGGCTGACTGAGCGACAGGCTGCGGGTATCACCGGGGACGCCAAGGCCAGCACGGCTGCGCTGATTCCCCGCCAGATATTCCAGCTCCGGATTGGGAAAGGCGCGTGCCGATTCGGCGGCATACCGCGCCGCCTCTAGCTGGTCGCGAGCTGCCAAAGCCGTCCGACTGCTGTTCAGCGCCATTTTCTCCAGCGCCGCCAAATCGAACTCAGCAGCCTGGAGAGAAGACAGACCAGCAGCCTGGAGAGAAGACAGACCAGCAGCCAGCATCAAGGCAAGAAGCGTTTTTGTGCGTTGCATCATCCGGCAAATTTAGCAAAAGAAAGTTTGTCTGTCAGCATTTTGTCAGAAAACAGTCAGTTTCCTGACAGTGCGGCAATCCGCTGCTCCAGCGGGGGATGCGACGAGAACAATTCGAGCCAGCCAGCCCCACCGGCAATCCCGGATGCTGCCATGTTCTGCGGCAGGGGCTCGGTATGCAGGCTACCAAGGCGACGCAAAGCATTCTGCATCGGACGGGCACTACCCATCAGCGCTGCCGCGCCTGCGTCAGCCCGGAATTCGCGCTGCCGCGAGAACCAGGCGACGATAATGCTGGCCAGCACCCCGAACAACAACTCGCAGACGATGCTGGTTGCCATGTACGCGAGCCCCGGCCCGGAGGAGGATTCATCATCCTTGCGCAGGAAACTATCGACGGCGTAAGCGATGATCCGCGACAGGAAGACGACGAAGGTATTGACCACCCCCTGGATCAGGGTCAGGGTCACCATGTCGCCATTGGCGATATGCGCCACCTCATGCGCCAGCACCGCCTCGACTTCGTCACGGGTCATGCTCTGAAGCAAGCCGGTCGACACTGCGACCAGAGAACTGTTCTTGGTCGCTCCGGTCGCAAAGGCGTTCGGTTCCCCCTCGTAGATGGCCACTTCCGGCATCGGCAAGCCTGCGCGATCAGCCAGCTTGGCCACCGTATCGACCAGCCACAACTCGGTAGAGGTTGAGGGATTCTCGATGACCTGCGCCCCGGTGCTCCATTTCGCCATCGGCTTCGACAGCAACAGGGAAATAAACGCACCGCCAAAACCGATTATCCCGGCGAAGGCCAGCAACATTCCGAGGTTGAGGCCATTGGCAGTCAGGAATTTATTAACGCCCAGCAGGCTGGTCACCAGACCAAGAACCAGCATCACCGCGATGTTGGTCAGCAAAAACAGCAGAACACGT
This genomic window from Dechloromonas sp. ZY10 contains:
- a CDS encoding TolC family protein; translated protein: MMQRTKTLLALMLAAGLSSLQAAGLSSLQAAEFDLAALEKMALNSSRTALAARDQLEAARYAAESARAFPNPELEYLAGNQRSRAGLGVPGDTRSLSLSQPLDLPWRRTPRIAAADAGFNVATATAGVLAADLLANLRARYFNLLRREAELKNAREDASTVEGVHTRIAKRVETGEAARFELIKADAELLNARKNVQAASFRVEQARSQLRQVAGDSLPSDFTLSGRLRDVPEVPSLTQLQQEMRVHSPDLQRAQAEVSRAEKQLELERALRLPAVSLRAGMDEDSEIRSSRVGFQVSIPLWDRRRAQVGEATAQLSRSRHELEGRRFSLAQELEVAYQQYEIALAQVGALESGILRQAEAALRVATAAYRFGERGFLEVLDAQRVFRAARAELIQARHELATAWVEIERLRALPKEKKQ
- the htpX gene encoding protease HtpX, encoding MKRVLLFLLTNIAVMLVLGLVTSLLGVNKFLTANGLNLGMLLAFAGIIGFGGAFISLLLSKPMAKWSTGAQVIENPSTSTELWLVDTVAKLADRAGLPMPEVAIYEGEPNAFATGATKNSSLVAVSTGLLQSMTRDEVEAVLAHEVAHIANGDMVTLTLIQGVVNTFVVFLSRIIAYAVDSFLRKDDESSSGPGLAYMATSIVCELLFGVLASIIVAWFSRQREFRADAGAAALMGSARPMQNALRRLGSLHTEPLPQNMAASGIAGGAGWLELFSSHPPLEQRIAALSGN